From the Hypanus sabinus isolate sHypSab1 unplaced genomic scaffold, sHypSab1.hap1 scaffold_293, whole genome shotgun sequence genome, one window contains:
- the LOC132388283 gene encoding probable G-protein coupled receptor 139 — translation MERAEAICYPVIAAIGIPVNLVAIVILSRGNCGLSRGITQYLVAMAVADLMVVITEVLFFQIVDAYHLHWLRLSHPFCLVHFVLCYMAIDCSVWLTVAFTFDRFVAICWPSIQSKYCNPKIAGLVTGTICVAFCMKNVPYYFVHEDKVITPLGDKWSVCKYKSLLQMKAEYEWFFWMDRLLNPLLPFFLILFLNILTVRQILASTRIRQGLKGQRNSEKQHDPEIKSRRQSIVLLFSLSASFLICWGTTTLVFILLRCLYTDLETSIRLWRAQQAGTLIQLFSCCTNTFIYGVSQTKFREQLKTAALCPINLFVKMVRKC, via the coding sequence ttaacctggtggcgatcgTGATACTCAGCCGAGGAAACTGTGGCCTCTCCAGGGGAATCACTCAGTATCTGGTGGCGATGGCAGTGGCTGATCTAATGGTCGTGATCACCGAAGTCCTGTTCTTCCAGATAGTTGACGCCTATCATCTACACTGGCTTCGGCTTTCCCATCCGTTCTGTTTAGTCCACTTCGTCCTGTGTTACATGGCTATTGATTGTTCCGTGTGGCTAACGGTGgcgttcactttcgatcgctttgtggctatttgctggcCGAGTATTCAATCTAAATATTGCAACCCGAAAATTGCAGGATTGGTGACCGGCACAATATGCGTGGCTTTCTGTATGAAGAATGTCCCATATTACTTCGTGCATGAAGACAAAGTCATTACTCCTCTAGGAGATAAATGGTCGGTGTGCAAATACAAGAGCTTACTTCAGATGAAGGCAGAGTATGAGTGGTTTTTCTGGATGGACCGTCTGCTGAATCCGTTGctccctttcttcctcattttgttcCTCAACATACTGACAGTCCGGCAGATCCTGGCGTCGACCCGAATCCGCCAGGGGCTCAAGGGACAGAGAAATAGCGAGAAGCAGCACGATCCGGAGATTAAGAGCCGCAGACAGTCCATCGTCCTGCTCTTCTCCTTGTCGGCGAGTTTCCTCATCTGCTGGgggacaaccactctggtcttcattttGCTGCGGTGCCtctacacggacctggaaacgtcCATCCGACTGTGGCGGGCGCAGCAAGCGGGGACACTGATTCAgcttttcagctgctgcacaaacaccttCATTTACGGTGTGTCCCAGACCaaattcagggagcagctgaAGACTGCAGCTCTGTGCCCCATTAACCTGTT